The Xiphias gladius isolate SHS-SW01 ecotype Sanya breed wild chromosome 7, ASM1685928v1, whole genome shotgun sequence genome window below encodes:
- the LOC120792407 gene encoding testis-expressed protein 26-like isoform X1, which yields MATKGTASGQRTNNLHSTPVSRSFMMWRLPKDTTRRPEYVRFPWKCPPSEEEIRKALTAQYRSTYRCDFMGMPQGRRLAPLHSRHHEPLSTNTETRDNYRQPKQKPELMGNHTRHSCNTDPNVACHGIGTISSKTIDNACKHGSNDFY from the exons ATGGCAACCAAAG GAACAGCCTCAGGACAGAGGACAAACAACCTGCATTCAACCCCAGTCAG CAGGTCTTTCATGATGTGGAGGCTGCCTAAGGACACCACGCGTAGACCTGAGTATGTCAGGTTCCCTTGGAAATGTCCCCCATCTGAGGAGGAGATCCGTAAGGCCTTGACAGCACAGTACCGTTCCACCTACAGATGTGACTTCATGGGCATGCCTCAAG GAAGAAGACTTGCACCTCTGCACAGCAGGCATCATGAGCCGCTCTCTACTAACACAGAGACGAGGGACAATTATCGCCAGCCAAAGCAAAAACCTGAACTGATGGGCAATCACACTCGCCACAGCTGCAACACAGATCCTAACGTGGCCTGCCACGGTATAGGTACAATCAGCTCAAAAACCATTGATAATGCATGCAAACATGGTTCTAATGATTTCTATTAG
- the LOC120792407 gene encoding testis-expressed protein 26-like isoform X2 produces MATKGTASGQRTNNLHSTPVRSFMMWRLPKDTTRRPEYVRFPWKCPPSEEEIRKALTAQYRSTYRCDFMGMPQGRRLAPLHSRHHEPLSTNTETRDNYRQPKQKPELMGNHTRHSCNTDPNVACHGIGTISSKTIDNACKHGSNDFY; encoded by the exons ATGGCAACCAAAG GAACAGCCTCAGGACAGAGGACAAACAACCTGCATTCAACCCCAGTCAG GTCTTTCATGATGTGGAGGCTGCCTAAGGACACCACGCGTAGACCTGAGTATGTCAGGTTCCCTTGGAAATGTCCCCCATCTGAGGAGGAGATCCGTAAGGCCTTGACAGCACAGTACCGTTCCACCTACAGATGTGACTTCATGGGCATGCCTCAAG GAAGAAGACTTGCACCTCTGCACAGCAGGCATCATGAGCCGCTCTCTACTAACACAGAGACGAGGGACAATTATCGCCAGCCAAAGCAAAAACCTGAACTGATGGGCAATCACACTCGCCACAGCTGCAACACAGATCCTAACGTGGCCTGCCACGGTATAGGTACAATCAGCTCAAAAACCATTGATAATGCATGCAAACATGGTTCTAATGATTTCTATTAG
- the LOC120792407 gene encoding testis-expressed protein 26-like isoform X3 translates to MATKGTASGQRTNNLHSTPVSRSFMMWRLPKDTTRRPEYVRFPWKCPPSEEEIRKALTAQYRSTYRCDFMGMPQGRRLAPLHSRHHEPLSTNTETRDNYRQPKQKPELMGNHTRHSCNTDPNVACHGIGMSTLSRKDQS, encoded by the exons ATGGCAACCAAAG GAACAGCCTCAGGACAGAGGACAAACAACCTGCATTCAACCCCAGTCAG CAGGTCTTTCATGATGTGGAGGCTGCCTAAGGACACCACGCGTAGACCTGAGTATGTCAGGTTCCCTTGGAAATGTCCCCCATCTGAGGAGGAGATCCGTAAGGCCTTGACAGCACAGTACCGTTCCACCTACAGATGTGACTTCATGGGCATGCCTCAAG GAAGAAGACTTGCACCTCTGCACAGCAGGCATCATGAGCCGCTCTCTACTAACACAGAGACGAGGGACAATTATCGCCAGCCAAAGCAAAAACCTGAACTGATGGGCAATCACACTCGCCACAGCTGCAACACAGATCCTAACGTGGCCTGCCACGGTATAG GCATGTCCACACTCAGCAGGAAGGATCAGAGTTGA
- the wdr95 gene encoding WD repeat-containing protein on Y chromosome: MPLGKKVRSSSASGRLETQHGTSILSELEGAGERTRTPSRPGCRGERAADDLPAPGRVSEGSKEQPVWLTRELLTQNRRRHSVTLGDKAPIMRRQHHNMDSVGGLCSLKIDETISLDDLQKLKLAFEDFEMGGLRCIDAKNFGRIVKKCLGLPNTSNAQIQGLFKKIDYSGQGRISWGQFCTHMLQEHKEREESARRGKQVAFTLPATMKALGPGTPVVNIHSAHDGTILTVQEDSAVCFWSPELKPLKTKHIFNEGPDNRKSKWASDFTLMAEYNKLIIATGDREIQFYELSTLEPYCQVNALDTVPLTLDCGYAGPDKCCILYGDTEGCVTIILITSVRDTLRLWNKLPKVENVPNIVIDNAVISPNVTFVRWKVHRDWVTQAKYFQSFQAVVSSSNEESSSLVIGCVLPLTDAEQRLNEIREACYEGKTKKVQLSWTPQVRASCDRTVFNISKGVKTFDLCEKHSLLVTGGMDRLIRMWNPHFSGKPTGILKGHSAPVVYLCISSEDSQIFSVSTDSAVKIWDVQDQCCLFTADPKASGIHGDITACLYSSAMKSLFIAADCVTVFSLKIRPQFCSRLTVSHNEPVMCCGYSEEFRQVVSCTEGSVVKVWDFDTGHQVFEFGGTHDLSAITCMAFDLKGRRLITGGRDGSLKIWNFNNGQCLKTLKKDGKCHEVCDCIFLKVHRNCYVMSVGQDRKIDIYSDIPEDLRHVQRPQPSWQDDLKNGHNEDILCVAQCPPSLLATSSYDGEIIVWNVVSGRIQCRFVSPHSAEHQNVEGLDTSVPSIIFLKNLKLQQFSSATALLSAGAMGCINIWNVLGGGEFVSSFKASRFKQKITKLAITDKDALLYAADRIGYIYVYNMNKFAPEQKSPRAENFWRAHTSRVSGLQVVDNDQVVLTSSTDYTVRLWSTHGEFIGTFGQSESWSIHISSSWMHPAVPYEVLIHPLSMPDNEILSVKKSEMHSKLRLPPTSISGTDIEED, from the exons ATGCCACTGGGGAAAAAGGTTCGCTCTTCCTCAGCTTCTGGAAGATTAGAAACCCAACATGGGACCAG TATCCTCTCTGAACTGGAGGGTGCAGGGGAGAGAACGAGAACCCCTTCAAGGCCTGGATGTCGGGGGGAGAGAGCTGCAGATGACCTCCCAGCGCCTGGACGAGTAAGCGAGGGCAGTAAAGAGCAGCCTGTATGGTTGACGCGAGAGCTGCTGACACAGAACCGGCGAAGACACTCTGTCACACTTGGAGACAAGGCACCAATCATGAGACGACAACACCACAATATGGATTCAGTCGGCGGACTCTGCAGCCTCAAG ATTGATGAGACCATATCACTCGACGACCTCCAGAAACTAAAACTAGCATTTGAG GACTTTGAAATGGGTGGCTTGAGATGCATCGATGCGAAGAATTTTGGACGTATAGTGAAGAAGTGTTTGGGTTTGCCTAACACA AGCAATGCGCAGATTCAAGGGTTATTTAAGAAGATTGATTATTCAGGCCAAGGAAGGATTTCATGG GGTCAGttctgcacacacatgctgcaggagcacaaagagagggaggaaagtgCAAGGCGCGGTAAGCAGGTGGCTTTTACTCTGCCGGCCACTATGAAGGCGCTGGGTCCCGGCACTCCCGTCGTCAACATCCACTCCGCCCACGATGGCACCATCTTAACAGTGCAAGAGGACAGTGCTGTTTGCTTCTGGAGCCCTGAACTTAAACCCCTGAAGACCAAACACATATTT AATGAAGGGCCCGACAACAGGAAATCAAAGTGGGCAAGTGATTTCACTCTGATGGCAGAGTACAACAAGCTGATAATCGCAACAGG GGACAGGGAGATCCAGTTTTATGAGCTTTCCACTCTGGAGCCTTATTGCCAGGTTAATGCACTAGACACAGTGCCTTTGACATTAGACTGCGG CTACGCTGGTCCTGATAAATGTTGTATTCTGTATGGAGACACTGAG ggATGTGTGACCATTATTTTAATAACCTCTGTACGCGATACCCTCAG ACTATGGAATAAATTACCAAAGGTTGAAAACGTACCCAACATAGTGATTGACAACGCAGTGATCTCTCCGAACGTGACGTTTGTCAGATGGAAGGTTCACCGTGACTGGGTGACAcag gcaaaatattttcaaagtttCCAAGCTGTTGTCTCTTCATCAAATGAAGAATCCTCTTCTCTGGTTATAG GCTGTGTGCTGCCTTTAACAGACGCTGAGCAGCGGTTGAATGAGATCAGAGAGGCCTGCTATGAAGGCAAGACCAAGAAGGTCCAACTGAGTTGGACTCCACAGGTCCGGGCATCATGTGACCGGACAGTTTTCAACATTTCCAAAGGTGTCaagacctttgacctctgtgaGAAGCACAGCTTGTTGGTCACTGGAGGCATGGACAGACTCATACGAATGTGGAACCCGCATTTTTCTGG gAAACCAACTGGTATTTTGAAAGGCCACTCTGCTCCTGTTGTCTACCTCTGCATCTCCTCTGAGGACAGCCAGATCTTCTCTGTCTCCACTGACAGCGCTGTGAAG ATCTGGGATGTTCAAGACCAGTGTTGCCTGTTTACAGCAGACCCCAAAGCCAGCGGGATTCACGGTGACATAACCGCGTGCTTGTATTCGTCTGCTATGAAATCCCTTTTCATTGCGGCagactgtgtgactgtgttctCCCTGAAGATAAG GCCACAGTTTTGCAGCCGTCTGACTGTTTCGCATAATGAGCCTGTAATGTGCTGCGGCTACAGTGAGGAGTTTCGTCAAGTCGTCAGCTGCACTGAAGGATCT gTGGTGAAAGTCTGGGATTTTGACACTGGGCATCAGGTCTTTGAGTTTGGTGGCACACATGATCTGTCTGCCATCACGTGTATGGCGTTTGACCTCAAAGGGCGGAG ACTCATCACAGGTGGGAGAGATGGAAGCTTAAAGATCTGGAACTTCAACAATGGTCAGTGCCTAAAGACACTAAAGAAGG ACGGTAAATGTCATGAGGTGTGTGACTGCATTTTTCTGAAAGTTCACAGGAATTG ctaTGTGATGTCTGTCGGCCAGGACCGGAAGATTGACATTTACTCA GACATACCTGAGGACCTTCGTCATGTCCAGAGGCCACAGCCTTCATGGCAGGATGATCTG AAAAATGGCCATAATGAGGACATCCTTTGTGTGGCCCAGTGTCCCCCGTCTCTCCTGGCCACCAGCAGTTATGATGGCGAGATTATAGTGTGGAACGTGGTTTCTGGACGTATACAGTGTCGGTTTGTCAGCCCTCATTCAGCTGAACACCAAAATGTTGAAG GACTGGACACAAGTGTTCCCAGCATCATTTTCCTGAAGAACCTCAAGTTACAGCAGTTTTCCTCGGCTACAGCTCTCTTGTCTGCTGGGGCAATGG GCTGTATAAATATCTGGAACGTGCTCGGTGGAGGGGAGTTTGTGAGCAGCTTCAAAGCT TCTAGATTCAAACAAAAGATTACAAAACTGGCTATAACAGACAAGGACGCATTGCTGTATGCTGCCGACCGAATTGGTTACATCTATGTTTACAACATGAATAAGTTTGCCCCTGAGCAAAAATCACCAAGAG CTGAAAACTTCTGGCGTGCCCACACCAGCAGAGTCTCTGG CCTGCAGGTTGTTGACAATGATCAAGTGGTGCTTACCTCATCCACAGACTACACTGTGCGCCTTTGGAGTACACATGGAGAATTCATAG GCACCTTTGGGCAGTCTGAGAGCTGGAGCATCCACATCTCGTCTTCCTGGATGCATCCTGCAGTCCCCTATGAGGTTCTGATACATCCTCTGAGCATGCCAGATAATGAAATTTTGAGCGTAAAAAAG TCAGAGATGCATAGTAAGTTGAGACTTCCTCCGACATCCATCAGTGGCACAGACATTGAGGAAGATTAA